The following are encoded together in the Salmonella enterica subsp. enterica serovar Choleraesuis genome:
- the metN gene encoding methionine import ATP-binding protein MetN: protein MIEIQNITKNYRLADGSALPVLNGLSLRVQRGEIAAVVGPSGAGKSTLAKCISLHERPDSGEILVNGQDLSRLRGSELRAARRAIGTVFQSSALLQRKTAWQNVALPLEYLGVVPHQIKERVETLLDDVGLSHKAQRYPAQLSGGERQRIGIARALALHPTVLLADEATSGLDPATTESTLELLKRLRDEYQLAIVLITHEMDAVRRAADTVAEIDGGKIVSATPLAQLLAQPESALAQRLLPTPQAESYQGLALRVAYRDAVPVDWISRLTRQWQLHIDLLGGHIETVNGRPAGRLTIGVRFEGRSLGLPQLVAAFNALGLAVETLNTAPAWQEAV from the coding sequence GTGATTGAAATTCAAAACATCACTAAAAATTATCGGCTGGCGGATGGCAGCGCGCTTCCGGTACTGAATGGCCTGTCGCTGCGGGTACAGCGCGGCGAGATAGCGGCAGTTGTCGGGCCGAGCGGGGCCGGGAAGTCAACGCTGGCGAAATGCATCAGCCTGCATGAGCGGCCAGATAGCGGAGAGATTCTGGTAAACGGTCAGGATCTTTCGCGGCTGCGCGGAAGTGAGTTGCGCGCTGCGCGGCGCGCTATTGGCACGGTATTCCAGTCATCGGCGCTGTTGCAGCGTAAAACCGCCTGGCAAAACGTAGCGCTGCCGCTGGAGTATCTTGGCGTGGTGCCGCATCAAATTAAAGAGAGGGTAGAAACCCTGCTTGATGATGTCGGGCTGAGCCATAAGGCCCAGCGTTACCCGGCCCAGCTCTCCGGCGGTGAACGCCAGCGCATAGGCATTGCCCGGGCGCTGGCGCTGCATCCGACGGTGCTTCTGGCAGATGAGGCGACCTCGGGGCTTGACCCGGCGACGACCGAATCGACCCTCGAGTTGCTTAAACGCCTGCGTGACGAATATCAGCTGGCTATCGTACTTATCACCCATGAAATGGATGCGGTGCGCCGGGCGGCGGATACCGTGGCCGAGATTGACGGCGGCAAAATTGTTTCTGCCACGCCGCTGGCGCAGCTGCTGGCTCAGCCTGAATCGGCGCTGGCCCAGCGCCTGCTGCCAACCCCGCAGGCTGAAAGTTATCAGGGGCTGGCGCTAAGAGTGGCCTATCGGGATGCGGTTCCGGTGGACTGGATAAGCCGCCTGACCCGCCAGTGGCAACTGCATATCGACCTGCTGGGCGGCCATATCGAAACGGTTAACGGCCGTCCGGCCGGGCGACTGACGATAGGCGTGCGTTTCGAGGGCCGTAGTTTGGGCCTGCCGCAGCTGGTGGCCGCTTTTAACGCGCTGGGGCTGGCGGTCGAAACCCTTAACACCGCGCCCGCGTGGCAGGAGGCAGTATGA
- a CDS encoding hydroxyacylglutathione hydrolase — translation MAERKVVIIGGGFSGTALAIQLASMSDFPLDITVVEPRPALGEGVAYSTREPALRINVPARKMQLGGRPDGDFERWCQQQPDYVLDAAAHASHGDYYPQRHLFGRYVAEHFAAAASARPGVTLRHLQDSALDVSNGLVLTHGGQILAADAVVLAVSHPPPAIPAALRPYADDPRLISNPWASGALRQIAPNERVVIMGSGLSMADVVGTLAEQGHRGEILAFSRRGQRPRPNFPGGAPQWEGDYGSQPVSGVRSLLRQVRLDVERAAAEGLPWQSVLDSVRASGQWIWLSLPLAEQRRFLRHLRSWWDVHRYRLAPQLGRLLERLEGEGRFSLHAARLQSLRARSDFLELTLNHGGQATITTADRLVLTTGPAHGGLIESQPLLRSLHAQGAIRADAQGLGLAVDVHSQALGVDGAPVPGLWVAGPAARGRFGELMGLPQVAEHAVSVAYEVLAALHHPQPHSARCPVC, via the coding sequence ATGGCAGAGCGTAAAGTCGTCATTATTGGCGGCGGTTTTAGCGGTACGGCGCTGGCGATACAGCTGGCGAGTATGAGTGATTTTCCGCTGGATATTACCGTGGTGGAACCGCGCCCGGCGCTGGGCGAAGGCGTGGCATACAGTACACGCGAACCGGCGCTGCGCATTAATGTCCCGGCGCGTAAGATGCAGCTGGGCGGCAGGCCGGACGGAGATTTTGAACGCTGGTGTCAGCAGCAGCCGGACTACGTTCTGGATGCGGCGGCCCACGCATCTCACGGAGATTATTACCCCCAGCGCCATCTGTTTGGCCGCTATGTGGCGGAGCATTTTGCTGCTGCCGCCAGTGCCAGGCCAGGCGTTACCCTCAGACATTTGCAGGATAGTGCGCTGGATGTCAGCAACGGCCTGGTACTGACCCATGGCGGCCAGATACTGGCAGCTGACGCAGTAGTGCTGGCGGTTAGCCATCCGCCGCCGGCGATTCCGGCAGCGCTGCGGCCTTATGCCGATGATCCCCGACTGATTAGCAACCCATGGGCATCGGGCGCGTTGCGACAAATTGCCCCCAACGAGCGGGTGGTGATTATGGGCAGCGGTCTGTCGATGGCCGATGTGGTTGGGACGCTGGCGGAGCAGGGGCACCGGGGTGAGATCCTGGCGTTCTCCCGGCGCGGGCAGCGGCCACGGCCAAACTTTCCCGGCGGCGCGCCGCAGTGGGAAGGCGATTATGGCTCGCAGCCGGTATCGGGAGTGCGCAGCCTGCTGCGCCAGGTAAGGCTGGATGTTGAGCGTGCTGCGGCTGAAGGGTTGCCGTGGCAGAGTGTTCTGGATAGCGTTCGCGCCAGCGGTCAGTGGATTTGGCTGAGCCTGCCTTTAGCCGAGCAGCGCCGTTTTCTGCGCCATTTGCGTAGCTGGTGGGATGTACATCGCTACCGGCTGGCCCCGCAGCTAGGCAGGTTGTTGGAGCGGCTGGAAGGCGAGGGCCGCTTCAGCCTGCACGCCGCCCGGCTTCAGTCGCTACGCGCTCGCTCTGATTTTCTCGAACTGACCCTTAACCACGGCGGTCAGGCGACTATTACCACCGCCGACCGGCTGGTACTGACCACCGGCCCGGCGCACGGCGGCCTGATTGAAAGCCAGCCGCTGCTGCGCTCACTCCATGCTCAGGGAGCGATTCGCGCCGATGCCCAGGGGCTGGGGCTGGCGGTGGATGTACATTCCCAGGCGCTGGGCGTTGATGGCGCACCGGTGCCGGGCCTCTGGGTTGCAGGCCCGGCGGCCCGGGGCCGTTTTGGTGAGCTGATGGGCCTGCCCCAGGTGGCGGAACACGCCGTCAGCGTCGCCTATGAAGTGCTGGCCGCGCTACACCATCCTCAGCCTCACAGCGCACGATGTCCCGTCTGCTGA